The following proteins are co-located in the Penaeus vannamei isolate JL-2024 chromosome 34, ASM4276789v1, whole genome shotgun sequence genome:
- the LOC113816214 gene encoding type-2 ice-structuring protein produces the protein MRVVAAFVWAVAGAAWAVEEGGVGSLYDQHFPPLHPNCTQSLTDLLLLRQELQLRELKEAGEVSAGILKEILTEIRSLLARNRTSAASCPSNFRKFGETCLHLAKDTDLTWEAARLFCQDLGGDLAVFLDANALADALAYTKGSGLPPTANVWAGGSDLSAEGEWRWVSGEAMPRGTPFWGDFNYIREPVGTPGENCAILHGLDGFLIHDAPCAWKCKPLCQMTYV, from the exons ATGCGTGTGGTGGCAGCGTTTGTGTGGGCGGTGGCAGGGGCGGCGTGGGCGGTGGAAGAGGGCGGCGTGGGCAGCCTTTACGATCAGcactttcctccccttcaccctaatTGTACCCAG AGTCTCACAGATCTTCTCCTGTTGCGCCAAGAACTCCAGCTTAGAGAACTGAAGGAGGCCGGGGAAGTGTCCGCAGGAATCCTCAAAGAAATCCTAACAGAAATCAGAAGTTTATTGGCGAGGAACCGCACGTCGGCAG CATCCTGTCCAAGCAACTTCAGAAAATTCGGCGAAACCTGTCTGCATCTTGCTAAGGACACCGACTTGACTTGGGAAGCTGCTCGGCTCTTCTGTCAAGACTTGGGAGGAGATTTAGCTGTGTTTCTGGACGCCAATGCCCTCGCAGATGCCCTTGCATATACGAAGGGTTCAG GTCTCCCGCCCACTGCCAACGTGTGGGCGGGCGGGAGCGACCTCTCggcggagggggagtggaggtgggtgtCCGGGGAAGCCATGCCGAGAGGAACGCCCTTTTGGGGGGATTTTAAtta CATCCGGGAGCCAGTCGGGACACCAGGAGAGAACTGTGCCATCCTACATGGTCTTGATGGCTTCCTGATCCACGATGCTCCCTGTGCCTGGAAATGCAAGCCTCTCTGCCAAATGACTTACGTTTGA